A single genomic interval of Dyella sp. GSA-30 harbors:
- the thiL gene encoding thiamine-phosphate kinase, whose translation MEFSLIERIRQRTAQGREDVRVGIGDDAAVLSMPAGQEQIAAIDTMVEGVHFPVGTAPADIGWKALAVNLSDLAAMGASPAWALLALTMPQADADFVDGFAEGFAQLAQPYRLALIGGDTTRGALTISVAVHGFAPPGKALTRDAACVGDAVFVTGTLGDAAAGLHCLQQRLPESAHSSYLIERLNRPTPRIAAGIALRDAAHACIDVSDGLLADLGHICHASGVGAEIDAALLPQSSALLSLYDDATARDFALSGGDDYELCFTVPATRVAEVSADLARLGCGATRIGRIVAGEGVRVRGAQGQWLETLSSGWEHFSA comes from the coding sequence ATGGAATTCAGCCTGATCGAGCGCATCCGACAGCGCACCGCCCAAGGGCGCGAGGATGTGCGCGTAGGCATCGGCGATGACGCCGCGGTGCTCTCGATGCCAGCAGGTCAGGAGCAGATTGCGGCCATCGACACGATGGTCGAGGGCGTGCATTTTCCCGTGGGCACCGCGCCGGCCGATATCGGCTGGAAAGCGCTGGCGGTGAACTTGTCCGATCTCGCCGCGATGGGCGCCAGCCCTGCGTGGGCGCTACTTGCGTTGACCATGCCGCAAGCCGATGCGGATTTCGTCGATGGCTTTGCCGAAGGCTTTGCGCAACTGGCGCAGCCGTATCGACTGGCCTTGATCGGCGGCGACACGACGCGTGGCGCGTTGACGATCAGCGTGGCCGTGCATGGCTTCGCACCACCCGGTAAGGCTCTGACGCGTGATGCCGCCTGCGTGGGTGATGCCGTATTCGTGACAGGTACGCTCGGCGACGCAGCAGCCGGGCTGCATTGTTTGCAGCAACGCTTGCCCGAGAGTGCGCACAGCAGCTATCTGATTGAGCGACTGAACCGCCCGACGCCACGTATCGCTGCAGGCATTGCGCTGCGTGACGCTGCGCATGCCTGCATCGATGTTTCCGATGGTCTGCTCGCCGACCTTGGACATATCTGTCATGCCAGCGGCGTCGGCGCTGAAATCGATGCGGCGTTGTTGCCGCAATCGTCCGCTTTGCTGAGCCTTTACGACGATGCCACCGCGCGTGATTTTGCGCTGAGCGGCGGCGACGATTACGAGTTGTGCTTTACCGTGCCGGCAACACGCGTGGCCGAAGTGTCGGCGGATCTCGCGCGCCTTGGCTGCGGTGCGACACGTATCGGCCGCATCGTTGCGGGCGAGGGCGTGCGCGTGCGCGGTGCCCAAGGGCAGTGGCTCGAAACATTGTCGAGCGGTTGGGAACATTTTTCGGCATGA
- a CDS encoding phosphatidylglycerophosphatase A gives MNERKTLTSEQRRLLLTSPAGWVACGFGSGLAPVAQGTFGSLAALIPWLVLRELSLPIYLAIVVIGFVLGVWACDVAGKRLQVDDHRSLVWDEFIGQWIALIPALFAPFAWWQLAAGFVLFRLFDVAKPWPIGWVDRRVKGGFGVMIDDVIAGVFAAVVLALLRYFLR, from the coding sequence ATGAACGAGCGCAAGACCCTGACATCGGAACAGCGGCGTCTGTTGCTGACGTCGCCCGCCGGTTGGGTGGCGTGCGGGTTCGGCTCCGGGCTTGCGCCGGTCGCACAGGGCACGTTCGGATCGCTTGCCGCGTTGATTCCTTGGCTTGTGCTGCGTGAACTGAGTCTGCCGATCTATCTGGCTATCGTCGTGATCGGTTTCGTCCTGGGCGTATGGGCATGCGATGTCGCCGGCAAACGCTTGCAGGTGGACGATCATCGTAGCCTGGTCTGGGACGAATTCATCGGGCAATGGATCGCGCTGATTCCAGCGTTGTTCGCGCCATTCGCATGGTGGCAGCTGGCGGCCGGATTCGTGCTGTTTCGCCTTTTTGACGTCGCCAAGCCCTGGCCCATCGGCTGGGTCGACCGGCGCGTCAAAGGCGGTTTCGGCGTCATGATCGATGACGTGATTGCAGGTGTTTTTGCCGCCGTGGTGCTCGCCTTGCTGCGCTATTTCCTGCGCTGA
- a CDS encoding aldo/keto reductase, protein MLYRRLGRSGLQLSALSFGAWVTFGQQVDRSAARDMLALAHDRGVNFFDNAETYNNGVAEQVMGDVLADLRFPRDSYCVSSKVFFGAVKNPLPTQRGLSRKHVIEACHQALQRLRLEHLDLYFCHRPDPDTPIEETVAAMDTLIRQGKVLYWGTSEWSAPQIEEAHHIAKQGHFYAPVMEQPQYNLLHRERVEREYAPLYRHFGMGTTIWSPLASGLLSGKYNDGVPDDSRLAQPGYEWLREAVIGKGDERIAKVRRLQPIADELGVSLAQLAIAWCLVNPNVSTVMLGASRSEQLAQNLDAVDVLPRLQGEVLVAIEKAIS, encoded by the coding sequence ATGCTATATCGTCGACTCGGCCGTTCCGGTCTGCAACTTTCGGCTTTGTCATTCGGGGCGTGGGTAACGTTCGGTCAACAGGTCGACCGGTCTGCTGCGCGTGACATGCTGGCGCTGGCGCATGATCGCGGCGTCAATTTTTTCGATAATGCCGAGACGTACAACAACGGCGTCGCCGAACAGGTCATGGGCGACGTGCTGGCCGATCTGCGCTTTCCGCGTGACAGCTACTGCGTATCGAGCAAGGTGTTCTTCGGTGCGGTAAAGAATCCCCTGCCGACTCAACGCGGCCTGTCACGCAAGCATGTGATCGAAGCCTGCCATCAGGCCTTGCAGCGGTTGCGCCTCGAGCATCTCGATCTGTATTTCTGTCACCGCCCCGATCCGGATACGCCGATCGAGGAAACCGTCGCGGCGATGGACACGCTGATCCGTCAGGGCAAGGTGTTGTACTGGGGGACCAGCGAGTGGTCGGCGCCGCAGATCGAAGAAGCGCACCATATCGCCAAGCAGGGCCACTTCTATGCGCCGGTGATGGAGCAACCGCAGTACAACCTGCTGCATCGCGAGCGTGTCGAGCGTGAATACGCACCGCTGTATCGGCATTTCGGCATGGGTACGACGATCTGGTCGCCGTTGGCGTCGGGCTTGCTCAGCGGCAAATATAACGACGGTGTGCCGGATGACTCGCGTCTGGCGCAGCCGGGGTATGAGTGGTTGCGTGAGGCGGTGATCGGGAAAGGTGACGAGCGGATCGCCAAGGTACGGCGTTTGCAGCCTATTGCTGACGAGCTGGGTGTTTCGTTGGCGCAGCTGGCGATCGCGTGGTGTCTGGTCAATCCGAATGTGTCGACGGTGATGCTTGGGGCTAGCCGGAGTGAGCAGTTGGCGCAGAATCTGGATGCGGTGGATGTGTTGCCGCGGTTGCAGGGGGAGGTGTTGGTGGCTATTGAGAAGGCGATTAGCTGA
- a CDS encoding hemin uptake protein HemP has translation MSTLTLHRHNEATQPLRLLSNAASAATQAVTITAKKISSQLLLDGARELVIQHQGNEYHLRLTRNDKLILTK, from the coding sequence ATGTCTACCCTGACTTTGCACCGACACAACGAAGCAACCCAACCGCTGCGTCTGCTCAGCAATGCGGCCTCCGCCGCCACCCAGGCCGTAACCATTACGGCCAAGAAGATTTCCAGTCAGCTGTTGCTCGACGGTGCCCGTGAGCTGGTGATCCAGCATCAGGGCAATGAGTACCACCTGCGCCTGACGCGCAACGACAAGCTGATTCTTACCAAGTAA
- a CDS encoding efflux RND transporter periplasmic adaptor subunit codes for MIRDTSAQDRLVEVKPNHKRRLLWIGVAVAVVVIGALVLPQAGRIFSADASVSASRLAFATVERGPFVRDIAAEGKVVAAVSPTLYATYGGAVVLKVHAGDQVKKGQVLAVVDSPELINKLAQEQSAADAMQVDYLRAQIDARKKRGELQKAYDNAQIDHETAQRDLGRYQKAFTQGAVPSMDVDKAKDTLKKSEITEMHAKADLGMDNDSLSFDIQSKKLAHDRQLIMVKDLQRQVEDLNVRSPVDGQVGQLFIAERATVAKDAQLLSVIDLSALEVEMKVPESFARDLGIGMGGEITGNGNTWKGLVSAISPEVVNGEVAARLRFEGETPKQLRQNQRLSVRVLLDKRDNVMTVQRGSFVDESGGSYAYLVHDGIAEKKPIRVGASSIDKVEILDGLKEGDRIVISGTDNFKNAARVAISR; via the coding sequence ATGATTCGCGATACTTCTGCTCAAGACCGTCTGGTCGAAGTCAAACCCAATCACAAGCGCCGCTTGCTGTGGATCGGTGTTGCCGTGGCCGTGGTGGTCATTGGCGCGCTGGTGCTGCCGCAGGCAGGCCGCATTTTCTCGGCCGACGCTTCGGTCAGCGCTTCACGTCTCGCCTTCGCTACGGTCGAGCGTGGTCCGTTCGTGCGCGACATCGCTGCCGAGGGCAAGGTGGTCGCGGCGGTCAGCCCGACGCTCTACGCCACGTACGGTGGCGCGGTGGTGCTCAAGGTGCACGCCGGCGACCAGGTGAAAAAAGGGCAGGTGCTCGCTGTCGTCGACAGCCCCGAGCTGATCAACAAGCTTGCGCAGGAGCAGAGCGCTGCCGACGCGATGCAGGTGGACTATCTGCGTGCACAGATCGATGCGCGCAAGAAGCGCGGCGAACTGCAGAAGGCCTACGACAACGCGCAGATCGATCACGAGACCGCGCAACGCGATCTGGGTCGCTACCAGAAAGCTTTTACCCAGGGCGCGGTGCCCAGCATGGACGTGGATAAAGCCAAGGACACGTTGAAGAAATCGGAAATCACCGAAATGCATGCCAAGGCGGACCTGGGCATGGACAACGACAGCCTCAGCTTCGACATCCAGTCGAAGAAGCTCGCTCATGATCGTCAATTGATCATGGTCAAGGATCTGCAGCGCCAGGTCGAAGATCTGAATGTGCGTTCGCCTGTCGACGGCCAGGTCGGTCAGTTGTTTATCGCCGAGCGCGCCACGGTCGCCAAGGACGCGCAGCTGCTCAGCGTGATCGACCTGTCCGCCCTGGAAGTCGAGATGAAAGTGCCGGAAAGCTTCGCCCGCGATCTGGGCATCGGCATGGGCGGCGAGATCACCGGTAACGGCAATACCTGGAAGGGCCTGGTCAGCGCCATCTCGCCGGAAGTCGTCAACGGCGAAGTCGCCGCACGTCTTCGCTTCGAAGGCGAGACGCCCAAGCAGCTGCGCCAGAACCAGCGCCTGTCAGTACGCGTGCTGCTGGACAAGCGCGACAACGTCATGACGGTGCAGCGCGGCTCGTTCGTCGACGAATCGGGCGGCAGCTATGCCTATCTGGTGCACGACGGCATTGCCGAGAAGAAGCCGATCCGCGTCGGCGCCAGCAGCATCGACAAGGTCGAGATTCTCGACGGGCTCAAAGAAGGCGATCGCATCGTGATCTCCGGTACCGACAACTTCAAGAATGCGGCACGCGTCGCCATCAGCCGCTAA
- a CDS encoding ABC transporter ATP-binding protein, producing the protein MLKMTHLSKVYRTEVVETYALRDFNINVTEGEFVAVTGPSGSGKTTFLTIAGLLETFTGGEYHLDGVEVSRLDDNARSKIRNEKIGFIFQAFNLIPDLNVFDNVEVPLRYRGMKAAERKQRIMDALERVGLASRAKHYPAELSGGQQQRVAIARALAGSPRLLLADEPTGNLDTQMARGVMELLEEIHREGATIVMVTHDPELAARAQRNVHIIDGQVVDLAEDPRFHAQVHAARSPA; encoded by the coding sequence ATGCTGAAGATGACTCACCTGTCCAAGGTCTATCGCACCGAAGTGGTGGAGACCTATGCGCTGCGCGATTTCAATATCAACGTGACCGAAGGCGAGTTCGTTGCCGTGACCGGCCCATCCGGTTCGGGCAAGACCACCTTCCTCACCATCGCGGGCCTGCTGGAAACCTTCACCGGCGGCGAGTATCACCTGGACGGCGTCGAAGTGAGCCGGCTGGACGACAACGCACGCTCGAAGATCCGCAACGAAAAGATCGGCTTCATTTTTCAGGCCTTCAACCTGATCCCCGATCTGAACGTGTTCGACAACGTCGAAGTGCCACTGCGCTATCGCGGCATGAAGGCGGCCGAGCGCAAGCAGCGCATCATGGATGCACTGGAGCGCGTCGGCCTGGCCTCGCGCGCCAAACACTATCCGGCCGAACTCTCCGGCGGCCAGCAGCAGCGTGTCGCTATCGCGCGTGCACTGGCCGGTTCGCCGCGCCTGCTGCTCGCCGACGAACCGACCGGCAACCTCGATACGCAGATGGCGCGTGGCGTGATGGAACTGCTCGAAGAGATCCATCGCGAGGGTGCCACCATCGTGATGGTGACGCACGATCCCGAACTGGCTGCGCGCGCACAGCGCAACGTACACATCATCGATGGCCAGGTGGTGGATCTCGCCGAGGATCCGCGCTTCCACGCGCAGGTTCACGCGGCGCGCTCGCCAGCCTGA
- a CDS encoding ABC transporter permease codes for MFAYYFQLGVRSLRRNPVLTALMIMAIGFGVAASMTTYSVFRATSNNPIPQRSSVLFAPQIDNWGPEDNDKGEPPSAMTYTDAMALMRAHKAQRQTALYPIAISVVPDDANMLPIMENSYAWYGDAFSMFDVPFLYGSGWTSAEDDAHAAVTVISRALNEKLFHGANSVGRALNIDGHSYRITGVIDTWNPQPLFFDPVNTSGFDDPTQVFIPFTRAIDLKLPTAGNNNCNKDAGDGYEAWLRSECIWIQYWAELPQSTAVASYKDFLAGYAAEQQRAGRFRWAPNVRLNDVMKWMDVQKVVPPESKISLLVSLGFLLICLVNTVGLLLAKFMKRSSEIGVRRALGASRREIYAQFLIESATVGLAGGLLGLILTGVGMLGIGLVFEPQIARLAHLDVKLIALTLLVAIMATVMAAFYPTWRAAQVQPAWQLKSN; via the coding sequence ATGTTCGCTTATTATTTTCAATTGGGTGTGCGCAGTCTCCGCCGCAATCCCGTGCTGACGGCCTTGATGATCATGGCGATCGGCTTCGGTGTGGCGGCATCGATGACGACTTACTCGGTCTTTCGCGCCACGTCGAACAATCCGATTCCGCAGAGATCCTCGGTGCTGTTCGCGCCGCAGATCGATAACTGGGGGCCGGAAGATAACGACAAGGGCGAGCCGCCTTCGGCGATGACCTATACCGATGCGATGGCGCTCATGCGTGCGCACAAGGCGCAGCGGCAGACGGCGCTGTATCCGATCGCCATTTCGGTTGTGCCCGATGACGCGAACATGCTGCCGATCATGGAAAACTCGTACGCGTGGTATGGCGACGCCTTTAGCATGTTCGATGTGCCGTTCCTCTATGGCAGTGGCTGGACCTCGGCCGAAGACGATGCGCATGCCGCCGTCACGGTGATCAGCCGCGCCCTCAACGAGAAACTGTTCCATGGCGCCAACAGCGTGGGCCGTGCGCTCAATATCGATGGTCACAGCTACCGCATCACCGGTGTGATCGATACCTGGAACCCGCAGCCGCTGTTCTTCGATCCGGTCAATACCTCGGGTTTCGACGATCCGACCCAGGTCTTCATTCCGTTCACTCGCGCAATAGATCTCAAGCTCCCCACCGCCGGCAACAACAACTGCAATAAGGATGCGGGCGACGGATACGAGGCCTGGCTGCGTTCGGAGTGCATCTGGATTCAGTACTGGGCGGAACTTCCCCAGAGCACGGCGGTTGCCAGCTACAAGGATTTCCTGGCCGGCTATGCCGCGGAGCAACAGCGGGCCGGGCGTTTTCGCTGGGCACCGAATGTTCGTTTGAACGACGTCATGAAGTGGATGGATGTGCAGAAAGTCGTCCCGCCGGAGTCGAAGATTTCCCTGCTCGTGTCCCTGGGTTTCCTGCTGATCTGTCTGGTCAATACGGTCGGTCTGCTGCTGGCCAAGTTCATGAAGCGGTCGTCGGAGATTGGCGTGCGGCGTGCACTCGGTGCCTCGCGACGCGAAATCTACGCGCAATTCCTGATCGAGTCGGCGACCGTGGGCCTGGCTGGCGGCTTGCTTGGCTTGATCCTGACTGGCGTGGGCATGCTCGGTATCGGCCTGGTGTTCGAGCCGCAGATTGCGCGCCTGGCACACCTGGATGTGAAGTTGATCGCGCTTACGTTGCTGGTGGCGATCATGGCGACCGTGATGGCAGCGTTCTATCCGACCTGGCGTGCCGCGCAAGTGCAGCCGGCCTGGCAGCTGAAATCCAACTGA
- a CDS encoding FtsX-like permease family protein, with protein MLQIKPILVALKRHKAGTILIALQIALTLAIVCNALFIIQQRVTRLQRPTGLQESDLLTIQSRFVGVADDGVAPLIRSDVLALRQVTGVEDAYATNSYPLRGGGWSTGARLNPDAKKPTAQTTQYFVDEHALATMGAKLIAGRNFNAGEIVVADPKSLKTPPQAIVTKALAEKLYPKESALGKPFYLGDDKTPATIIGIVERLQVPWSGTWTDNFNDNAVLLPVQLTSNFTVYLIRAKPGQLADITKSVPAALFKNNRMRVITGERGIRTFATVREQAYKSDRGMAILMGVVCLVLLAITAAGIVGLTSFWVGQRRKQIGVRRALGATKRDILSYFLTENLLIGIVGVVIGAGLAIGMNLWLVSHFEMARLSLVYVLAGVVLLLLLGQGAVLAPAMRASRVSPIEATRSV; from the coding sequence ATGCTGCAGATCAAGCCCATACTCGTCGCCCTGAAGCGACACAAAGCCGGCACCATCCTGATCGCGCTGCAGATTGCGCTGACGCTGGCGATCGTGTGCAACGCGTTGTTCATCATCCAGCAGCGCGTTACGCGTCTGCAGCGCCCCACGGGGCTGCAGGAGAGCGATCTGCTGACCATTCAGAGTCGCTTTGTCGGTGTCGCCGATGACGGTGTTGCGCCGCTGATTCGCTCCGACGTGTTGGCGTTGCGCCAGGTGACAGGGGTCGAAGATGCTTACGCGACCAATTCGTATCCGCTGCGCGGCGGTGGCTGGTCGACTGGTGCCCGGTTGAACCCGGATGCGAAAAAGCCGACAGCGCAGACCACGCAGTATTTCGTCGACGAGCATGCGCTGGCGACCATGGGTGCCAAGCTGATTGCGGGGCGCAACTTCAACGCGGGCGAAATCGTCGTTGCCGATCCCAAGTCGCTGAAGACGCCGCCGCAGGCCATCGTCACCAAAGCGCTGGCGGAAAAGCTCTATCCAAAGGAATCCGCACTGGGCAAGCCATTCTACCTGGGTGACGACAAGACGCCAGCCACGATTATCGGCATCGTCGAACGGCTCCAGGTACCGTGGTCGGGGACCTGGACGGACAACTTCAACGACAACGCCGTGCTGCTACCGGTCCAGCTGACCAGCAATTTCACCGTCTACCTGATTCGCGCCAAACCAGGTCAGCTGGCCGACATCACCAAGTCGGTGCCAGCGGCATTGTTCAAGAACAACCGCATGCGTGTGATCACCGGCGAGCGCGGCATTCGCACGTTCGCCACGGTACGCGAGCAGGCCTATAAGAGCGACCGAGGCATGGCAATTCTGATGGGCGTGGTCTGCCTGGTACTGCTCGCCATCACGGCGGCAGGCATCGTCGGCCTGACCAGTTTCTGGGTCGGTCAACGGCGCAAGCAGATCGGCGTGCGCCGCGCGTTGGGTGCGACCAAGCGCGACATTCTCAGTTACTTCCTCACCGAGAATTTGCTTATCGGCATCGTCGGCGTGGTGATTGGTGCGGGGCTTGCCATTGGCATGAACCTCTGGCTGGTAAGCCACTTCGAGATGGCGCGGCTTTCACTGGTGTATGTGCTGGCGGGTGTCGTGTTGCTGCTGCTGTTGGGGCAGGGCGCGGTGCTGGCACCGGCGATGCGTGCCTCGCGCGTGTCGCCGATCGAAGCTACGCGGTCGGTCTGA
- a CDS encoding ABC transporter permease codes for MFSYYVQLGVRSLKRNPWLTALMVMAIGFGVAASMITYSVFRAVSGNPIPEKSERLFIPQIDSWGPKYNLLGNEPPYALNYVDAMAMMRTHKAKHQTMLYPIGLSALPRGGQSIPFTVEGFTVQSDFFAMFDVPFQYGGAWPTSDDDQRAAVVVISRKLNDKLFGGENSLGREITLSGHNYRVVGITENWNPKPRFFAVWGGSSFGNPSDIYIPISRAMDLRIDTAGNNSCRGRIDYSDWDGWLQSNCVWVTPWVQLDSAAEVAQYRQFLEGYAADQQRAGRYGWAPNVRLRNVMEWLDYMQVVPKESSISLLVALGFFAICLINTIGLLLAKFLRRAGEIGVRRALGASRREIYVQYLIEAGAVGLAGGVLGLLLTALGISGVGLLFQPQIARLAHLDFTLVGLTLLVSIFATMVAALYPTWRAAQVQPAWQLKSN; via the coding sequence ATGTTCAGCTACTACGTCCAATTGGGTGTGCGAAGCTTGAAGCGCAATCCGTGGTTGACGGCGCTGATGGTCATGGCGATCGGCTTTGGCGTCGCTGCGTCGATGATTACCTATTCGGTATTCCGCGCGGTCTCGGGCAATCCCATTCCGGAAAAGTCGGAGCGACTGTTCATACCGCAGATCGACAGTTGGGGACCGAAGTACAACCTGCTGGGCAACGAGCCGCCTTACGCGCTGAACTATGTCGATGCCATGGCGATGATGCGTACCCACAAGGCGAAGCATCAGACCATGCTGTATCCGATCGGGTTGTCGGCACTGCCCCGTGGCGGTCAGTCCATACCGTTCACCGTGGAAGGCTTTACGGTGCAGAGCGATTTCTTTGCGATGTTCGATGTGCCTTTCCAATACGGCGGCGCGTGGCCGACCTCGGATGACGACCAGCGTGCGGCCGTTGTGGTGATCAGCCGAAAACTCAACGACAAGTTGTTCGGCGGAGAAAACAGCCTGGGCCGCGAGATCACGCTGAGCGGGCACAATTACCGTGTGGTCGGGATCACCGAAAACTGGAATCCCAAGCCGCGCTTCTTCGCTGTCTGGGGTGGCTCGAGCTTCGGCAATCCGTCGGATATCTACATCCCCATCAGTCGCGCCATGGATCTGAGAATCGATACGGCAGGTAACAACAGTTGCCGCGGCCGCATCGATTACAGCGATTGGGATGGATGGTTGCAGAGCAATTGTGTGTGGGTAACTCCCTGGGTTCAGCTCGACAGTGCGGCAGAGGTTGCGCAGTACCGGCAGTTCCTCGAAGGCTATGCCGCCGATCAGCAGCGTGCCGGACGCTACGGCTGGGCACCTAATGTGCGTCTGCGCAACGTCATGGAGTGGCTCGATTACATGCAGGTAGTGCCCAAGGAAAGCAGCATCTCGCTGCTGGTGGCACTGGGTTTCTTCGCGATCTGCCTGATCAATACGATCGGTCTGCTGCTGGCCAAGTTCCTGCGTCGTGCCGGTGAAATCGGTGTGCGCCGTGCGCTCGGGGCATCGCGCAGGGAGATCTATGTGCAGTATCTGATCGAGGCTGGTGCGGTGGGTCTGGCCGGTGGTGTGCTCGGACTGCTGCTGACGGCCTTGGGTATCTCCGGTGTCGGTCTGCTGTTCCAGCCACAGATCGCACGCCTTGCACATCTGGATTTCACCCTGGTGGGTCTGACTTTGCTGGTGTCCATCTTTGCCACCATGGTCGCCGCGCTGTATCCCACCTGGCGCGCCGCTCAGGTGCAGCCGGCGTGGCAGCTCAAATCCAATTGA
- a CDS encoding FtsX-like permease family protein codes for MMLQIKPILSALRRHKAGAVLIALQTALTLAIVCNALFIIQQRVAHLSAPSGIDEANLLVIENNWASKLSKDDADAQQRADLIALRQLPGVHNAIASNSYPMRGGGWDQFITLTPDQTTAIGDPAVYLGDEHFLDTLGVKLIAGRNFRPDEIHPIANRENVMPPVTIVTKALADKLFPDGSALGKSIYAMSSTPTVIVGIVDVLQTQSLENWQMRNAYQSLIWPMRQVGDAYYILRAEPGQLAAVRQAAVKALYAQNRMRIINDDGVLDYAQIRQQAYDSDHGMAVLMGIICVVLLAITAAGIVGLTSFWVGQRRKQIGVRRALGATKRDILSYFLTENLLIGIAGVMIGACLAIGMNLWMVSHFEMARLSLMYVLAGIVLLLLLGQGAVLAPAVRASRVSPVEATRSV; via the coding sequence ATGATGCTGCAGATCAAGCCCATTCTTTCCGCATTGCGCCGCCACAAGGCCGGTGCCGTGTTGATTGCGCTGCAGACCGCGCTGACCCTGGCGATCGTCTGCAATGCGCTATTCATTATCCAGCAGCGCGTCGCACATCTTTCCGCACCCAGCGGTATCGACGAAGCGAACCTGCTGGTGATCGAAAACAACTGGGCGAGCAAGTTGAGCAAGGACGATGCCGATGCGCAGCAGCGGGCGGACCTGATTGCGCTGCGCCAGCTTCCCGGTGTGCACAATGCCATCGCCAGCAATTCCTACCCCATGCGGGGAGGCGGCTGGGATCAGTTCATCACCTTGACGCCGGATCAGACCACGGCGATCGGCGATCCGGCGGTCTACCTCGGCGATGAACACTTTCTGGATACGCTCGGCGTCAAACTGATCGCGGGGCGCAACTTCCGTCCGGATGAAATCCACCCGATCGCCAATCGCGAAAATGTCATGCCTCCGGTGACGATCGTGACGAAGGCACTGGCGGACAAGCTGTTTCCCGATGGCTCGGCGTTGGGCAAGTCGATCTATGCGATGAGCAGCACCCCCACGGTGATCGTCGGCATCGTCGATGTATTGCAGACACAGAGCCTGGAGAACTGGCAGATGCGCAATGCCTACCAGTCGCTGATCTGGCCGATGCGCCAGGTGGGAGATGCCTATTACATCCTGCGGGCCGAGCCTGGTCAGCTCGCCGCGGTCAGGCAGGCGGCGGTCAAAGCGCTCTACGCGCAGAACCGCATGCGCATCATCAATGACGACGGTGTGCTGGATTACGCCCAGATACGCCAGCAGGCCTATGACAGCGATCATGGCATGGCGGTGCTGATGGGCATCATCTGCGTGGTGTTGCTGGCGATCACCGCAGCCGGCATCGTGGGCCTCACCAGTTTCTGGGTAGGCCAGAGGCGCAAGCAGATCGGCGTGCGGCGTGCGCTGGGAGCGACCAAGCGCGACATTCTCAGCTACTTCCTTACCGAGAACCTGCTTATCGGTATCGCTGGTGTGATGATTGGTGCGTGCCTCGCCATTGGCATGAACCTGTGGATGGTGAGTCACTTCGAGATGGCGCGCTTGTCGTTGATGTATGTGCTCGCCGGCATCGTGCTGCTGTTGTTGCTGGGGCAGGGGGCGGTGCTGGCCCCTGCGGTGCGCGCCTCGCGCGTGTCGCCGGTCGAAGCGACGCGGTCGGTCTGA